ATAAATGAGCCACATCAACAGCAGGAACAGTTTTCCCAGTTTCTGGATCATATAAATCTTTAATACCTCCACCAACAGTCAATGGAACAAATATAGTTTCAGCAgcttttttcaatacttGTAACATGGGTAAATCTTTTAAAGGAGAATTACGGAAAGATGTGATATTTAAAAATGTAATTTCATCAGCTCCttgattataatattttgttgCTAATTCAACTGGTTTACCTAAATTACGAACCTGTGAAGAATCCTCCTCGGCAGATTCGttagttgatgatgatgataattgttCTCGAACATTATATTGATCACCTTTAGTGACCACTaaatcaccatcatcattagTTCTAACATCAAGACATGCAATAATTCTTCTAGTTAACCCCGTTAAGGTGGTTTCAACATCCaaagtagaagaagaatctACCCCTTGGGCTAGGTTGTTTGGAGTTGGGGTTGGGGTTGGGGTTGGGGTTGGGTTCTTTTCaccatttaaaaaatttttaataatttttaaacCAACAATTCCGGATTTTTCTGGATGAAATTGAGTAgcaaataaattattttttgatatagcagatataaatttttctgATCCATATTGACTAATTGCCAAATCCCAACCTTTTGAAGATAAATCcttaatgaatttattttcaattatttcatcattattatttttaataattgcaGCATAAGAAtgaacaaaataatatttatcaatctTATTCAATCCATATAAAGATTTAGTCGTTGTTTGTTTGccattaataattatatcatGAATATTATTCCAACCAATATGAGGAACAGATTTTTTAATGCCCctgattttaaatttttcatcatcattatcaaatttatataattttaacttcttctcatcatcatcatcattatcatcattatctaataataatcctAATCCTTTAATATTTGGACTTTCTTCCGATTCATGAAAAATCGATTGTAAACCAACACAAATCCCCATTAATGGACGATCTTGTTTAATATAtgattttaaatgattaattaatttccgttcatttaattgtttaacAAAATGTCCAAAATTACCAACACCAgggaaaatcaatttttcaatttgagaatcattatcaatgaaATCTTGT
The Candida albicans SC5314 chromosome 7, complete sequence genome window above contains:
- the HIS7 gene encoding imidazoleglycerol-phosphate synthase (Putative imidazole glycerol phosphate synthase; histidine biosynthesis; no human/murine homolog; transcription induced by histidine starvation; regulated by Gcn2p and Gcn4p; higher protein level in stationary phase), with product MTKTIHIIDVESGNLQSLSNAIKRIDSNYIIKFIHNEQDFIDNDSQIEKLIFPGVGNFGHFVKQLNERKLINHLKSYIKQDRPLMGICVGLQSIFHESEESPNIKGLGLLLDNDDNDDDDEKKLKLYKFDNDDEKFKIRGIKKSVPHIGWNNIHDIIINGKQTTTKSLYGLNKIDKYYFVHSYAAIIKNNNDEIIENKFIKDLSSKGWDLAISQYGSEKFISAISKNNLFATQFHPEKSGIVGLKIIKNFLNGEKNPTPTPTPTPTPNNLAQGVDSSSTLDVETTLTGLTRRIIACLDVRTNDDGDLVVTKGDQYNVREQLSSSSTNESAEEDSSQVRNLGKPVELATKYYNQGADEITFLNITSFRNSPLKDLPMLQVLKKAAETIFVPLTVGGGIKDLYDPETGKTVPAVDVAHLYFQSGADKISIGSDAVTIAENYYANNGEITGLSSIETISSKFGNQAVVISVDPKRKYIKDPTTETTTMQTIKITDPSQYGPNGEQYCYYQVTSQGGRKIHELGALELCLACEKLGAGEILLNSIDHDGSNKGFNLQLLQQIKSQVSIPVIASSGAGNPQHFQQVFEMDCGIDAALGAGLFHRGEYTVNQVKKYLQQEAKMDVRLDEDLEL